In Gopherus evgoodei ecotype Sinaloan lineage chromosome 7, rGopEvg1_v1.p, whole genome shotgun sequence, the sequence gctgggacccaggggatgggggtgtggcagATGCCAGATGCAGAGTGGATCCAAGGGAATGGAAAGGGTAGGAAAATGTTACCCAGCAGGTCGGGGAGCAGGGAGACCCTAGGGTGTGGCAGTAGGTGGAGCTGGAGAAAGACCAGTGTTGTTTTCCACACTAATATTTGATGAAACATAATACAAGCACCTAATACAAGAAcaaagggccaccaaatgaaattaataggtatcaggtttaaaacaaacacacgaGAGTATTTTTTCACTGCAATGCACTgttgacctgtggaactccttgccagagggttttgtgaaggccaatactataatgaggttcaaaagggagctagatagattcatggaggataggtccatcaatggcaattagccaggatgggcaggaatggtgtcctagcctctgtttgccagaaactgggattgggtgacaggggatggatcacttgatgataacctgtcttgTTCATTCCCTGTTCAGGCATTGTGCACCATGGTTGGACTATATTTCCCATGGTGCACCAGGCCATTGGCTTCTGATACACCACCTAGTGTCTCCAGTGGGGGGGGGAAACTATGATGCATTATGGGAGGtgtagtctggccagggagcttagcctatagaggagaatggtGGTGTGTGAGGCAACTGacctacagctcccatgaggagCTCAAGCCAGTCAGCAAGGGGAGGCTGTGGTGCAATGTGGGAGATGTGGTTCAACCAGGGAACTTGGCTTACAGATTAGAATAAGTGTGTGAGGCACCTAAACAACCTCTCCCAGGATGCACCACAGCCAGGGACTCATGACACTACCaccagtggggggagagggacaggacTATGGTGCATCATTTGGTTTTTTGATAAAAAATCAAAAGTTTTCTTCCAGCAAGAGGCTTTTACGGAAAATTTTCCTTTTAACACCCCGCTCAAGTTTTCCTGGGGGAGAGGCAGTGAGGGTGGAGCGATAGGGGAGGCATACAGCACCTTCCCGTGCCATAGGGTGTGAGGGAATCCAGACCAAGCTGAGAGggtctgggagtggggaggggactggctgggggtgctgggttctcactccctgtcctcccccaccccccgccgtgCAGACTATGTGAGTGGTGGGGAGCTCTTCACCCATCTGTACCAGCGCGATCATTTCAAGGAAGAGGAGGTGCGGATCTACGCCGGGGAGATCGTGCTGGCACTGGAGCATCTGCacaaggttggggggggggtgtctagGGGGTGGACCAGGGGGGAGATCCGCTTTCCAGGGGGTGCATGTTCTGAGGGGATGGGAAATATCTGGAGAGGATATACCAAAGACTGAGTAGACTCTTCTGCTATGGAGGGGCTCTGAGGGGCCATGCCACAGGGAATACGGGAGTGCTGTTCTATAGGGAGTTCCTAGGGGGCTCTTGGTCCATGCTGCAGGGGCTATGGGGGTGCTGTTCTGTAGGCAGTTCCTTGGGGCTCTCGGGCCATGCCACAGGGGTTATGGGGGTGCTCTCCTGTAGGGGTTCCTGTGGGGCTCTCCCTCCATGCCATAGGTTCTATGGGGGTGCTGTCCTGTAGTGGTTCCTGGGCAGCAGTTGGTACATGCCGCATGGGCTATGGGGATGCTGTCCTGTAGGGCTCTCAGGCCATGCCATGGGGCCTATGAGGGTGCTGTCCTGTAGGGGTTCTTGGGCTGTGCCACGGGGCAATGGAGGTGCTGTCCTTCAGGGGTTCCTGGGGGGCTCTCAGGCCATGCCGCAGGGGCAATGGGGGTGCTATCCTGTAGGGGTTCCTGGGCCATGCCACAGGGTGTATGAGGGTGCTGTCCTTCAGGGGTTGCTGGGGGATCTTGGGCTGTGCCACAGGGGCAATGGGGGTGCTGTCCTTCAGGGGTTCCTGGGGGGCTCTCGGGCCATGCCACAGGGGTTATGGGGGTGCTCTCCTGTAGGGGTTCCTGTGGGGCTCTCCCTCCATGCCATTGGTTCTATGGGGGTGCTGTCCTGTAGTGGTTCCTGGGCAGCAGTTGGTACATGCCGCATGGGCTATGGGGATGCTGTCCTGTAGGGCTCTCAGGCCATGCCATGGGGCCTATGAGGGTGCTGTCctgtaggggttcctggggggTTCTTGGGCTGTGCCACAGGGGCAATGGGGGTGCTGTCCTTCAGGGGTTCCTGGGGGGCTCTCAGGCCATGCCACAGGGGCAATGGGGGTGCTATCCTGTAGGGGTTCCTGGGCCGTGCCACAGGGTGTATGAGGGTGCTGTCCTTCAGGGGTTGCTGGGGGATCTTGGGCTGTGCCACAGGGGCAATGGGGGTGCTATCCTGTAGGGGTTCCTGGGCCGTGCCACAGGGTGTATGGGGGTGCTGTCCTTCAGGGGTTGCTGGGGGATCTTGGGCTGTGCCACAGGGGCTATGGGGGTGCTGTCCTGTAGGGGTTCTTGGAGGATGGCACTCCAGGTCAGAGGGGCACTGAGGAGCCATGTTGTGGGTGAACCTGCgggatgcaggctttgggaatGCCCGTTCTGAAGCTGTGTCATCTGCAGCTGGGCATCATCTATCGGGATGTGAAGCTGGAGAACATCCTGCTGGACAGCGAAGGGCACGTGGTGCTCACTGACTTTGGCCTCAGCAAGGAGTTCCTCACTGAGGAGGTCAgacacccccactctgcccctgatGATCCCCCATAACCTCCCCTGGGCACCTCAATATCCTGCCCctggggactcctgccccatcccctcaccctgcccctggGGATCCCACAATATCCTTCCCTTGGAGACTTCCCTCATTCTGCCTCCAGGAATTTGCCCCTCCCCACAAGGATCTCCCTGCCTTCACTCTGTGCCCCTCTCTCATCTTTCTGATGAAAAGTAGGGGAGAATCTCTTTGCTTCCCAAGGGGGGTGTCTCTTTGCCTCCTCCCCTGGTCACTGGTGTTTGGGGCCTGGGGAGGGGTGCAGCCCCTCTTCCTTGTGGGGGCTCCATAGCTGGATCTTGGCACCGCCCCCCCATTCTTCTCACCCTTCCCCCACAGAAAGATCGCACCTTCTCCTTCTGTGGCACCATCGAGTACATGGCCCCTGAGATCATCCGCAGCAAGTCAGGGCATGGGAAGGTGAGCAGGGGCGGGCAGGGCGTGGTGAGGAGGGAGGTATATGACAAGGGAACCAAGGGTTCCATAGGGGGCATAGTgatgggggagaagagggtgggaGAAGTGTGTGGGGGGCATGGCAAGATGAAAGGAGTGGGGGGAGCGGAGGAAAGGCATGGCTGAGGGGGCACAGTAAGGTTGGAGGGAGTGGCAAAGAGCAGGGAGGAAGCCGGAGGGGGTGAAGTGAGAAGGGGGGAGCTGGGTATGGCAGGCAAATAGGaggtggctggcaggggggtgtcAGCTTGTCACTCCCACCCCGTCAGGAGGGGAGGCTGTCTGCTAGGGGAGAGGGTATCATTCCAGgttcactgcccccaccctggcaGTGGGAGGTGGGGTCAGTCTTGGGGGGCTTCTGGCTCATcacctcccctctcctccacagTCCGTCGACTGGTGGAGCCTGGGGATTCTGATGTTTGAGCTGCTGACAGGGGCCTCGCCCTTTACACTGGAGGGGGAGAAGAACACACAGGCCGAAGTGTCCAAGTGAGGGGGCTGCTGGGTaacggggggcagggagggggatacTGGCGGGGCAGTTGGGTAATGGGGGACATGGTGGCAGGATTGGCAGGGACTGCTGGGTAACGGGGGTCAGGAAGGGAGGATTGGCAGGGGAAGCTGGGTAATGGCAAGGGAGGATTGGCAGGGACTGCTGAGtaacgggggtggggagggggattggcaggggctgctgggtaatgtggggtgggggattggTGGGGCTGCTGAGTAacgggggcaggaagggaggattGGCAGGGGCAGCTGGGTAATGGCAAGGGGGGATTGGCAGGGACTGCTGGGtaacgggggtggggagggggattggcaggggctgctgggtaatgtggggtgggggattggTGGGGCTGCTGAGTAacgggggcaggaagggaggattGGCAGGAGCAGCTGGGTAATGACAAGGGAGGATTGGCAGGGACTGCTGGGtaacgggggtggggagggggattggcaggggctgctgggtaatgtggggtgggggattggTGGGGCTGCTGAGTAacgggggcaggaagggaggattGGCAGGGGCAGCTGGGTAATGGCAAGGGGGGATTGGCAGGGGCAGCTGGGtaatgtggggtggggagggggattggcAGGGGTTGCTGGGTAATGGGGAGCAAGAAGGGAGGACTGGCAGGGGCAGTTGGGTAACGGGGGTTGGAGGGGGattggcaggggctgctgggtAACAGAGCTGTCTGTGCCGCAGACGCATCCTCAAATGCCAGCCCCCATTCCCCACTGTCATCGGCCCCGTGGCCCGCGACCTGCTGCAGAAGCTGCTGTGCAAGGACCCCAAGAAACGCCTGGGCTCAGGGCCCAACGGGGCGCAGGACATCAAGGCGCATCCCTTCTTCAAGGTGAAGGggtaggagggagagagagagggacaccCCCATCCTGGCCACAGCCCACTCACACATGGCTCGAGACCCTCAGCATGGCTCCCCACAGCCTGGGCACaaccccctttcccagcagggTCCCCCAGTGCAGCCCCCTCGGGTAGGAATCCTGGCCTCGTCCCCACAGCTCCTCCATCCCATGCAGGGACCCTCTCACATTTACCCCCTTACCCCAGGAGAGGCCCCACATACAGTCCCCTCACCTACTACCCCTGTCACCAGGGCCCCCTGGCCacgtccctccctccccatcctttATGTTGGCCAGGGATCCCCACATAGCTCTCTCACACCTGGAAAAGAGCCTCAAGTGCACCCCAGACAAGATGCCCTCCAGTCCCCCCTGgcaggtctcccctcccccagcctgggcaggcccactcaccacacacacagctcacCGCAGGCATGGCCAGCGCCCCAAATCTGAGAGGtggcccccccttcccccagcgaGGCTCTGGCTCTGTGCTGGACCTATCCCCCCGTTAGACCCCTTTCCCCACTCACCTCCCCGCCACACTGACCCTCGTGTTCCCCTAGGGCCTGGACTGGGTGGAATTGGCCGCGCGGCGGGTGAAGGCTCCGTTCAAACCCATCGTCCGCAGCGAGCTGGACGTGCGCAACTTTGCCGAGGAGTTCACTCGCCTGGAGCCCGTGTACTCGCCCGCTGGGACCCCCCCGAACCTGGACCGCGTCTTCCAGGTGAgagacacacacccccccccccaccagctggcATCCCCCAGCAACACCCAGCTTCCTGTGCACTCGCCTGCTGGAACCCTCCCAAGCTGGACTGCATCTTCCCAGTGAGACCCCGCTCGAggttcccccaaccccccctttGGGTGTACTTGTCCACTGGAGCCTCCCCCCAACCTGGACCACGTCTTCCAGGTGAGCCCCCTGCTGAGGTTCCCCCACCACTCGCCCTCTCATGTGCTCACCTGTCAGCACAACCCCCCAACCTGGACCAGGTCTTCCAGgcgagccccctgccctgctattccctccccctgccagccttGTGCATGTGGTGGCTGAGCTCTGTGCCCTGGCAGAGGGCACTGGTTCTTGAATCCCTTGCTCTCACTTACAAGAGTGGGGGCGCTTtctggtgtgtgtggggaatcTCCTGCATCCACCAGACCCATGGGGGAGTGAGGGAGTCTCCACTGGGTGCTGTAGCCATGGAGATGTCTGCAGGCTcgccccccaccgccccagtcTTATCCTTCTCTCCTGCCCTCTTTCAGGGCTACTCCTTCATCGCTCCCTCCATCCTGTTCAACCACAATGCCGTCACCACGGATGTGCTGGAGCTGGCACTGAGCGGGGAGCGCCCAGGCAGTGCTGCTGTGGCGCGCAGCGCCATGATGAAGGTAGGGGAGCCCCCTGAGTGACCGGGCTTGGTGGGAGTGGCAGGGGCTCCTGGGTAATGGGTGAGAGAGGGGCCTTAGCAGGAGCGGGATTCCTCATCAGGGGGTCCCTCCGCAGCAGTGAGCACCGCTACatgctcccctcttcctcccccaggaCTCTTCATTCTTCCAGCTCTATGACATGGACCTGAAGGAAGCAGCGCTGGGCGAGGGCAGCTTCTCGGTGTGTCGCCGATGTCAGCAGCGCCAGGGTGGCACCGAATTCGCCGTCAAGATCATCAGCAAGAGGTGAGGGTGCTCCCCTGGCAACCCCCCCATACTCCAGCTGCTATGGCAACCAACCGCCTGCTCCCATGGGAAcacccccactcctgctcctaAAACAACTCCAGGTGCTTCCCCAACCTCCCACAGGTGCCTTCTCAGACTCATCCCTGGCATTATGTGGGGCCCACCTCACTCCAGACTTTGTCCCCCACCATCGCTGACCCCTAGGCTCTTCATTGTCCTCCATCACCCTTTATGGGACCCTCCCACCACCTCCAGATTCCCACTTTCAGCCACCAGACCCCCACCCCGTGCTCTTCCCTGCtgcctttcctcccttcccctcatctcccttcccctgaacactcctcccaccccctttctGTCCCATTTCTCTTCCCCCAACTACCTCCTTCGGGTCCTTTCCTTCCCCCATCCTGCAGTGCAGTTCTCCGGAACCTCAGCTAacatctccctcctccttccccccaggaTGGAGGTGAACACCCAGAGAGAGGTGATGGCTTTGCAGCTGTGTGAGTCTCACCCCAACATCGTCAAACTACACGAGGTGCATCATGACCAGGTACCCCCTACCCCCTCAGCACCCCCTGGGACCAGCACACCCCTTCTTCCCCGGGCATCAACAACCCCCATGccccaccctagaggtggctgcatctcagtgctgggcgAGAGATCCCTGTGAAACTAGCCCCTGTATCCCACACGAAGCAGCTGCACCTTAGGAGGCAGTGTCTCCGTGTTGCCGGATCCCACTCTGCTCAGTgatccccccctcccctctccctgggcAGTACCACACGTACCTGGTGATGGAGCTGCTGCGAGGGGGTGAGCTCCTTGACCGCATCAagaagaagcagcatttcagcgaGTCGGAGGCCAGTCAGATCATGCGCAGCCTGGTGTCAGCTGTCAGCTTCATGCACGATGTTGGGGTGGTGCACCGGGACCTCAAACCTGAGGTATGGAGAATGGGAATAGATttgtggggcagggcctgaggagattgggtgcatccaggagcagcgccagtgtttttggcgccctaggcgggggtccttctgcgctcccggtaggcggcaattcagtggcgaggggggtccttccacgctcccagtcttcggggcacttcggcgggttccggagcgagtgaaggacctgccgcagaattgccgctgaagacccggagcgcggaaggaccccccgctgctgaactgctgccgaaggccgcaaaatgctgccctcccaaatcctggcggtcgcctaaatggaagtgccggccctgtgcATGACTAGGGTAAAATGTTGGGGGATCAGGGCCTTGGGGGATTGGGAATAGGGGTATGGGGCCTGGGCAATTGGGATGCTGGGGTTTTGGGATGTGGGCCCTGGGGGCAGGTGCTGTGCCCCAGGAGCTCAAGGCCCCATCCTCTTGCTGTTCCCCAGAACATCCTATATGCTGACGAGACAGAGGGTGCCCCAGTGAAAGTGATTGACTTCGGCTTTGCCCGCCTGCGCCCCTCGGGCTCACAGCCCATGCAGACACCTTGCTTCACGCTGCAATACGCCGCCCCTGAGCTGTTCACCGACGAGGGCTATGATGAGTCCTGCGACCTCTGGAGCCTCGGTGTCATCCTGGTATGCATAGCGGGGAGGCCAGCACTGAGTACAAAAGCATCCCAGATCCCTACAGGGAAGGGGGCATTACGATCCCAGGGATTTGGAAGggtcccagtctccctgctggtGCTGTATAAGCCCTGTGTGCTCCACCCCAGCGGTGAATGATTTCCGGACTGAAGAATGTAACCACACGGTGGCGCTCCCCCCGCCCTGCAGTCCATGGAGtcctgctgggaggaggggaagtgcTGACAGCTTTGTTGCATGTCCTGCTGCCTGAGTGAGTctggcctcctgcctgccagaggagaggaaggataaAGGCGTTTTACTCCAGGGTCAGGGTGGGAGATGAGGGGAGGAAATAAAGGGTTAATCCTCCCCTCCCACTAGGCTCAAAGAACAGGCTCCCAAGGCTCGACTTCGGCTCCGCCCACAATTATAATCCTGTCCACACATGGAGTGGGGCTGTAAGGAGGCCCCCCTCTTCTCCCACCACTCCTGGGAATGGCAGCAGGACCCCCTGTGCTTTTCTGAGGAATTCCTttgcttgggggggaggggcggtccTGTGAGACGCCCACAGCCCTGCAGCGTGGGGTTGGCAGGGCCCCCCAGAGCAGTAAACATCCCACTGGGATACCCAGGGCAGCTCCCCTCTCTGAGTGATGGGCTCAGGCTCttggcagactcaggcaggcatcTCTGTGTCAGTTACGCTGAGacagctcctcctctccccagcgatcagctcaggctgtctgcagactgagGCAGGGGTCTCTGCATCAGTTCTGCTCGGGGCAGcttcccccctcctcaccccagcgatcagctcaggctctctgcagactcagggcagGTGTCtgacattttccagcttttcccccaaaccatgatgcctagaaactgattttttttaataacagaaGTTGCTGTTCTGCCACAGTCACCTGACTCCAAGAGTTGGTGCACCAAGCACGGGACAGTTAGTGCCAAGTCCTAAACCCACCCCGACTCTGGAGTAACAGTACCGTGTCCTGAAGAGCTGTTGGGCCTTGAGGGGTGTTAGTGAGGGCGTGTTGCCTGGTGAGGCTactccaggggaaggggaagggaaatgcatGAAAGCAGAAGTCTGTACTGGGGTATCTCAGCCACTTCCACAATCTCAGTTCCTCTCTGAGCCCTTATAATGGAAAAAGCAAATGCTCAGCTCTGCGCCACACTTGTGGGTTGGTGGTGCCTGGGGCTGCGAGATCACCCCCTTCCCAGGGCAAGGGCTGCGTCCCCAGTAtgggggaggggatttggggggcTGAGGGATCACCTCCTTAGGATAGCTTGCTGATGTTTGCCCTGAGTCAGCTTCACCCAGACTGTCTGGTAACAACCCCACTCCACTGTCTCTCACCACCACCCCCCAGTACACCATGCTGTCCGGACAGGTGCCTttccagagcagccaggagggtgGCGCGCTGACCCATGCGGCTGAGATCATGCACAAGATCAAGGAGGGGCAGTTCTCACTGGAGGGCGAGGCCTGGAGGGGGGTCTCCGAAGAGGCCAAAGAGCTAGtcagaggtgaggaggaggcatgATATATAAAGGGTCAATATATAGGACTCTGTTCCAAGGGTTGGGGGAGTGAGAATCTGTGGGGCTGGTGTGTCCCTCACTCCACTTCAGACGGAAGGGGTGCTCTGGGACTTGGGAAACCCCTCTCCCAAGAGGCGGGGGAGGTGGCAAGTGTGAATCTGGCAATTTCCTGTAATAGCTTTGTATTAAGTTTCTGTATCATTGTGGGCTAGGGATTGTGTaactccatgggggagggggaaccacaGCCCTCCGAGATCAAAGaatagcaggggtgggggaggggtcattaggcaaattcactcaccCCAGAGAGGTCCCTCGCCCTGGAGAGGCTGCATAGACTGCTGCAGAtgggattctccagagaccaacagaccaAGAGGAgactttttggataaatagcctgagtttaaactgactcggAGCTGCTTTGCGATCCAGCAAATGGTCAGACCCTTCTGCCCGAGGTGGGGCCCAGTCCTTCCTggaaagggttggaaggactttaGCATGCTGAGGCCCCCATTAGATTGGGTGGGTGCTCTCTGGAAAGCCTTTAGCAGGAGGTAGGAACTGTCATATGCTTTCACCtttagaataaatgtgcttgcttagaaagagctgtgccATAACTTGGGACTCCTGTTACTCGCAGCTGGTCACAGATATGGCCATCGTTATCACTGTATGTGGGGGTGGGGTATTGCTTCCCCcccccaggggaagggctgggtaAGTGCCATCCAGCTTATGCCCCTCCCATCACTAACCTGTGGATgtgtcctccttcccccacccccagggttgCTGACCGTGGACCCTTCCAAGCGGCTGAAGATGTCGACTTTGCGCTACAGCGAGTGGCTGCAGGATGGCAGCGCCCTCTCCTCCACCCCGCTCATGACCCCCGACATCCTGGAGTCCTCAGGGCCTGCTGTGCGCTCAGGGGTCAATGCCGCCttcatggtgaggggggagagtcTGGTGCATGGCCATGAGGGAGCTGGgttggtggtggaggaggaggcagccttggTTGAGGGCGGGGGGGCTGGCTGAGTCTCCCTCATGTTGGGACTGGCTCTTAGGCCGGGGCGGCGGGATGAGTTGAGGCTTTTGGG encodes:
- the RPS6KA4 gene encoding ribosomal protein S6 kinase alpha-4 codes for the protein MGDGAEEETVELPLTDANLTGHEEKVGMENFELLKVLGTGAYGKVFLVRKMTGHDVGKLYAMKVLRKAAIVQKAKTTEHTRTERAVLEHVRASPFLVTLHYAFQTGSKLHLILDYVSGGELFTHLYQRDHFKEEEVRIYAGEIVLALEHLHKLGIIYRDVKLENILLDSEGHVVLTDFGLSKEFLTEEKDRTFSFCGTIEYMAPEIIRSKSGHGKSVDWWSLGILMFELLTGASPFTLEGEKNTQAEVSKRILKCQPPFPTVIGPVARDLLQKLLCKDPKKRLGSGPNGAQDIKAHPFFKGLDWVELAARRVKAPFKPIVRSELDVRNFAEEFTRLEPVYSPAGTPPNLDRVFQGYSFIAPSILFNHNAVTTDVLELALSGERPGSAAVARSAMMKDSSFFQLYDMDLKEAALGEGSFSVCRRCQQRQGGTEFAVKIISKRMEVNTQREVMALQLCESHPNIVKLHEVHHDQYHTYLVMELLRGGELLDRIKKKQHFSESEASQIMRSLVSAVSFMHDVGVVHRDLKPENILYADETEGAPVKVIDFGFARLRPSGSQPMQTPCFTLQYAAPELFTDEGYDESCDLWSLGVILYTMLSGQVPFQSSQEGGALTHAAEIMHKIKEGQFSLEGEAWRGVSEEAKELVRGLLTVDPSKRLKMSTLRYSEWLQDGSALSSTPLMTPDILESSGPAVRSGVNAAFMAFNKGKREGFFLKSVENAPLAKRRKLKMSSTGAEARRSSSSSSSSGSSSGSSSALPARPPRPKPPGRRHNPPS